In Sphingobacterium sp. R2, the genomic stretch CATAAAAATATATTTTTCGATTTGTCTTTATCTCATTACGCAGATTTCGGCTAAAGGAAGTCAAGGGGAATATAATGTAAGAAATTTCCAAGAGATGAATATAATTGGCAATAGTGTTTTTATCAACTCCTGTAAGCTGGGCAATTTAATTATAGCTCACTTCGGATCCAATTTGAAAGGCTAAGGCTTGAAGGATCTTCTCGAGAACTTCTGGTTTTTTTATATTCGCTAAGGTCAAAATATCCCGATACAAATAACTTTAAGAGATCTCATTGAGTACTTCCCGTTCGTCACCGCGGCTAGTAATCGATTCTGGATAAAATCCAGAAACCAGTCTAGTTTCCAGATCGCCTGCAGCATTAAGAAAGCCAATACTATGCTCATATTCTGCCTAAGAAATAGGGAAAAGATTGAACTCTCTCTTACGTCCTGTCAATGGCTCATGTGTATGGGTTTTCAACTCAAGCGCCGAGGATCCGCTGAGGATAAGCTGTACATCTTTACATTGGTCATGTATAATTTTTGCTGTTAAACCAATATTTTCGATACGCTGTGCTTCATCAATAAATACCACTTTAGCTTGACCAATAATTGTTTCAATCTCTTTTGGTGTTAGGATTGTTGAGATAAGTCCTTACCAAGGGATCATCCCCATCCAAAAATAAATAATCGTCACCAGAAAGTATCTCTTTGATCAGGATAGTTTTACCTACTTGCCGCGGACCAATTAGTAGGATAGTTTTCCCCTTAAAAAGTGCTTGCTCCAACTTATTTTTGATTAATCGCTGTATCATAGTACATTTTGTATTCACCAAAAAGCATGACTTTTGGTGAATTATAATATCATAAAACTTTTGTATACTATTAAATACTGCCTTAAATACGATGAGATCCCCAGAATTTATCAGTCGAAGCCTTAAAGAAATCACCAAAATATTTATCGAAGAATGTAACTAGGAGATGGAAAGCCACCATTTCTTCATCTCCTTAAACAAAATTGACCAAGAAGCCTCGCAAAGCAAGGGCGGCAGAAAAACGAGAAAGATGACATCCGGATCAATCGTAACTACGGGTAAAGTGGGAATAGTGTAAAGATCTCAAATGGAAATTACAAAAATCACAGGACAACCTAATTTTTTTCTGTACCCCTATTTTAACGGCACTCTGTACCTAAACAGCATCCTGTACCCTTCTTAAATTAGCAAAAAGATTTATTCTAATGGCGACAACTGCACATCAACCGTATCTGATCAGACAAGTGGAACTTTCTGATTTAGCGCTTATCAAAGAAATACAAAACAAAAAGCAGTTAGATACAGTACGCATAAGCATGCCTTTCCTGGTGCTCGACCAAGGCAATCAATTAAAAGCCTTTTCGTCTGTAATACTCTGCAAAAAGAATTTACTGTCGGTCGAAATGACCTACGAGGGTCCTATTTCGGATACGCTTTCCAACGTATTTATGGACAAAGCGCAATCCTTCTTTGAGCAGCAGTTGATGGACCTATTTGGTTCGGAAGAATCGCTCAGAAAAGGAATCCACCGATATAATAACTGGTTAAATCAAAACAGAAACAGTAAATTAGCATAAGGATGGAACAGCAACTGTTATATAAAAAAATAGCCAATATTGTCGAAAACCAGATCAAAAATGGTTCCTTGGTATATGGCGATCGTTTACCTTCTGTCCGCAGCGCTCAGAAATTATACAATGTAAGTTTAAATACGGCAAAAAGTGCCTATATGGAACTAGAGAGTCGATCGCTCATTGAATCACGCCCTAAATCAGGTTATTTCGTTAGCCGGTCTGGTCTTCGTCGGATGGCGATTCCCTCCATTTCTACCTTCAAAATCGACGAAAAGAAACAAGATCCCGCGGCATTGATCGATAAAGTTTTCCACTCCTTGGAAGACAAGGAAATTACACGCTTTTCACTGGGTTTACCGAGTGCATCATTACTTCCGATTCAGAAACTCAATCGATGCATTATAGAGTCGGTTCATGAACTGCATGATTATGGTGATCAATATGGACAGGTACAGGGAAGTCCGAGCTTACGGAAAGAAATTGCCAAATGGTCATTGGTACTTGAAGGAAAAATAAGTGACGAGGATCTTATTATCACGTCGGGCGCCATGAATGCCATCTACAGCTGCCTTCGTGCCGTCACTAGACCCGGCGACACCATAGCGGTAGAAAGTCCCCTTTATTTCGGCTTTATTCAGGCTTTTCAACTACTGGGTCTCAAAACCATCGAGATTCCTACCCACCCTATTACGGGAATTGAATTGGATGCACTGAAAAAAGTTATTCATAAAATTGATGTCTGTTGTTTTGTCACCAACTTTAGCAATCCATTGGGCGCACTAATGCCTGAAGAACACAAGAAAGAGCTTGTGAAACTGCTGGCACACCACCATATTCCATTGATTGAAGACAACCTCTATGGGAACATCTATTTCGGTTCGTCGCGGCCAAGACCATGCAAATATTTTGACGAGGAGGGACTAGTGATGTGGTGTGGATCATTTACCAAAGTATTAGCCCCCAGTTTTCGGCTCGGATGGGTTGAACCCGGACAATACAAGGATAAGATCCTAAAACAAAAACTCATACAGACGATTTCGCAGCCTGCAATTTATCAAGAGGCGGTCTCTAAATTCTTACAGATTGGCCGTTACGACCATCACCTTAACAGCTTGAGAAAAAAACTGTACAGCAATTATGTCAATTTCAGAAACAGCATTGAGGCCCATTTTCCGGAAAACACCAAAATGTCGCAGCCAGAAGGTGGCTTTGTACTTTGGTTAGAGCTGGACAAAAAGATAGACTCAACGGTACTCTACGATTATGCGCTCAGGCAAAAGTTGAGTTTTGCACCGGGAAGGATGTTTACGCAGCACGATCAGTTTAAAAACTGTATTCGGCTTAACTATGCGGTGGACTGGAACGAAAAGACGGCACAGGATCTGATGCGCCTCGGCCGATTTTTTAAGGCTGTATTGTAAGAGGAATACCATTGAGACCTTCTTTGGGAAAATAACTACGTTTCCATCACGGGTCAACACTGTATTAAACATTTCCGCGATCATCAGTTTGGTATGATTGGATAAGATTTGCTCTGCGCCGCGCCGCGTTGTCTACCCAGATCTTGACCTTAAAGGTATTTAACCTGTATCCTATAAACGTTCGAAGGGCACCTTGTGGGCGCGCTGGGAATTAAAAAACAAAGTGTACTCACCTCGCAGAGAGAAAGGAATCCTTGTTAACGAATCGTCTCAAAGAATTTTTTAGTCTTGTTATAGGCGATTACACCAATTATACCGATCATCAGCCATAAAAAGTCGACGACAAAAATATCCCGCTGTCCATTGCGGAAGGTATCCCAGATCCAGTTACCAGTCATAAAACCGTTGACAAGTGGAATAAAAAATGCCAATATGCTTCCAACCAGCAAGGTTTCGCGATTGGTTCTGCGTATGCTTCTCCGGATAATGTAATACAGTGAAAATAGGAGCCAGCTGTAGAAATAAACTCGGTAAATAAAATCCTGATTGACTTCTGGGCTCAATTTAATAGCAATGAAAGTCAATGCAGTGACAGGTAACATCGTCAGACATATTGCCGTGAAAATATTGGCCGCCCAGAAATTGAATTTTCGTTTTCGTGGAATTACGTTGTTTTTGTCACGCGCTACCAACCAGATCAGTATACCGGAGATAATAACGAGACAGCCCATAGCTCCTAAAATAAAGTACACCATCTTTAGCGGGTAGCCTCCATAATCGCCATAATGCAGCCGATATATAATGCTGCGGACCCCGTCTGCATAGGTAGCTTGGCTTACAGGGGATTTTTCGGTAACAATTGTATTATCGGCAACTCGCACGGATAATATACCCGAACCAGCAAAACTTTTATTGAAATGCGGCTCAAGCTCCATGGCAACATGCATATTGGAATCTGCGTAATTTTTGATCGTGATGCGCTGAAAATCGGATTCTGGCCATTTATATTTTGCCAAATCCAAAAATGGAGCGATCTTAACATGTGCCTCAAGGGGCTTATAGGTATATGGGAAATTTGTATCCGCACTAACACCTATATCTTGATACATTTTTTGTTGATCACCGTCATAAAGCAGCTTACTAAGTGGTAAAGCCAATACCGAATTGATAATCAAAAAGGTTCCGGTCACGGCAAAGATAAATTGGAATGGAAAACCGATAACACCCAATGCCGTATGCATATCGGTCCATACTGTTTTCCATTTGCTGAAAGGCCTGAATACAAAGAAGTTTGATACAATCTTATCCCAATGTAACAATAACCCAGTGATAAGAGCAAATAGAAAAATAAAAGCGGTTATGCCTGCAATAAGATAACCAAATGGTGCTATGCCTACCCTAATCGGTACTTGATTGAGCTGGGCCAAGAAATGTAAACGGAATAAAAACTCTCCCATATCGTAATTCTGCACATAATCACCATATTTTTTGTTGGCGAAATTGTAGGTAAAGTTTTTCGAATCATCCTCTCCTCCTCTTCTTCGGCTATTTTTCTTTGCAGCTTTTTGTTCAGGCGTTATCTTGGCTAAATTTTCTTTGTTTATGATTGTGTCGTTAGATGCACTGAGTGCCACATAAGCTGCGGTGCCTTCGCGGTGCATATAAAAGGTGACATCACGTCCGTGTAAATTGGTCTGCCCCTTGATTGAATCTAGCAATCGGTCAAAGTTTTGATGATCTTCACGGTAGGTTTTATAGGATGTATTATTCTGCCAGGCAGCAATTTCATGTCTAAAAAATGCAAATGAACCCGCAAAAAATATCACATAGAGGATAGCACAAATGGTAATGCCACTGATCGTATGTGTATTGAAGTAAATATTATAATTTCGGTTATTCATGACGAATTACATTTTAAAGAAATAAGGCAAAGAGAAAATTGCTGCCAAAAGCAAGTATATCCCCCATATCTTCCATCCACTCTTAGCAAGTAAGGCCAATAAGAGCAATATTGCCCATAATAGATAACCGGTGAGACACGCTGTAGCAACAACATCTTTTTTCTCAAAAATATGTGTGACTAAGACGTGAAATGAGAGCATCACAACATAACCACCGACAAAACCGGCTGTAATTTTCAGGAACCGTTGAAAGGGCGTACTGAGGTATTTTTTATTGGCAGGCATATTTTATCGGTTAGGAAATCAACAATTCAACACAAAGGCTAAACAAATAGAGGCCCAATATCGGATACAATTTAAAATAGCGGTAAGGATTCAATAAAACCACGAGACTCATCATGCACATGAAGTAAGCAAAAAAAGCAAAAAAGCCCGCTCCGAAACCTTGCAGATAAAGCACGACGGCAAAGGGAATGAGTAGCAGTAATATGCTTAAAATGCGCACAAACTTCGTTTGTGCGCACATTCTTTCTAGCCAAGGTGGTCTAGGCCCGAACTTCACTTTTTTACTTGAACTGTAAAAAAGATAGGTTCCACAAAGTATCACGATAAGCAATGTACTATACATCAGTTATATATTTTAGCTAGATCGTTTGTTTAAAACTTATAGGTAACTCCCATACGGAAATTACGTCGCGCTTCTACGATATAGGTATAATAGCTCACACTTTCTGCTATTTTAGCATTTTTTGCTGTGATAGAGCCTGCTGTAAGCAGCTTTCTATTGTCCAACAAGTTATTAACCATTACAGAGATATTATATTTGCCTTTTTGGTAACTAATACCACCATCGGTTCGCAAATAATTCTTGAAATTACTTTCTTTTGTGGTTCCGATAGCACGATCAAACATTCCTTGAACGCTACCGACAAAGCCGATACCTTTCAACGGACCCTGCTGCAAACGATAGGATACCCAAGCGTTGGCAGTATGTTTTGCAGTATTTGGCGTAATATCACCAATCTTCTCTTCTCTTGAATCTTTTGATATTTTAGAGTCCGTCAACGCATAGTTGGCGTTCACATTTAATCCGGGTAGCACTTCGCCAGTTACATCAAACTCGATACCTTTCGATGTTGTCTCACCTAAAGCTATTTTAAAGAAACTATTTGTACTTCCTGGTATTGGATGATCAAAATCATCAGCTAGTGCATTTTTTCTTTTTATCTGATAGGCACTTAAAGTCGATATCCACTTTCCACCTCCCCATTCTTTTTTCACACCAGCTTCAAGATCGTTCCCACGAACCGGCTTGAAAGGATTTCCTTCCCAATCAGAACCAGCCTGAGGAACAAAAGATTGATCAAATAACCCATAAACACTTGTCGATTTGTCAATAGAATAACTCAACCCGACACGTGGAGAAAATGCCTTATCATTTTGGTCTGGTATTACCTGCGTGCCCACTGTTTTTCCCAGCGTTTCTGCCACAGTATAACGCAATCCTAAAGAAAGACGTAACTTTTCATTTAAAAAAGCCATCTCATCATGTGCGTAGAAAGACATATAGCTAGTTAAATTCACATAGTTGGAACCTCCGGCGCGCACCTTGATGTTCTTTGATCGGTCAACAACAGGAAAAACTGTTCCCGGAATGTTATATTGTGGATTATAGACGTTCAAAGGCGTACCTGGAATTTCAGCGAGTAAAGTTCCAAAATCGCCCCAAAACTTCTTATTTCCATAATCCGCTCCGACCAATATTCGGTGACGAACACTACCGGTATATTCTTCTCCATTTAAAGAAACCTGACCGAAGCGATTTTCTCCATGCTCGTCCGCAATACTGTAATAACGAGGCATGTCACCATTCGCTGTCATGTAATTCAACCAAGTACTTGTCGCTTTCATATCAAAATTGAAATAGGCCATCTGCGCATGTAATTTCCAGCGATCGTTCAACTTTCGATCTAAATAAACATATGCACTGTGGTCCTTAAGCTTACCTGGTTCCATGGAAGGGTCACCATAGAAAAAATCATTGGAAATATCTGGATCAGCAAATCCCTTAGGCGAAAAAGTATAATTACCATTTGCCAGATAAGTGGATCCCTGATAGGTGTATTCAAATGTTAAACTCGTCAAAGAATCGACCTTATAAGTCACAACTGGTGCCACAACAACACGATTGTTGTAGTTGTATTTTGTAAAATAATCCTTTTGCTGCGCAGCCATATTTAAACGGTATAACAACTTGCCATCTTTCCGTAATTTACCATCAAAATCAACCGCGGCGCGATAGGTACTAAAACTTCCCACATTAAATGTCGCCGATCCCTTAGTATTCCCTGTTGGTTTCTTGGTAACTACATTATAGAAACCTCCTGGTTCGCCATTCGCTAGCATAAAACCTGCTGGTCCTTTTACAAACTCGATTCGTTCGATCATGCTCGCATCTTCGGCAGTTGGCCCCCATGATGCCTCGATATTCATACCGTTACGAAATGCTGGAATCTTAGATCCGCGCATACGTATGTTAGCGTACTGGTTGTCCCAGTGACCTTGGCGTGTTGCTCCGCTTATATTACGGGTGATACCATCGACAATGTCAAATACTTGCTGATCGGCCATTAAATCGGATGAAATAACCTGTATATTCTGCGGCAACTCCAAGATTGGTGTTTTAAGACGCAAAGACCCCGATATACTATCGAATTTATAGTGTTCATAGTATTTACCATAGACCGTTACCTCATCTATAGACTCGAACTGATCCTTCATCCTAATTTGCCCCAACTGTATATGCTCATCATCCAATACAACTTGCATGGTCTGCTTGCTATAACCGATCGCTTTAACCTCCAAATGGTAGGTCTTCGAAGCAAGCTTATCGAAGATAAAGTGTCCCTTACTGTCCGTACTTGTCGTGATGCCAGTATTCGTCAATTTTACGGTCGCTCCGGAAATGGGCTCAGATTTTTCATTGATAAGAAATCCTTCAATAACTTTGTTCGTCTGTGCCTGCGCAACAGAGAAAACCGAACTTATCAAAGGAATGGCTAAAAAGGATAAAGTTTTATTCATGAATGTAGTATGGTAGATGTTTTTTTAGATCTTCTTTTTTCAAAAGGATCCATTACTGTTTCGATGTTTCAAATGGATCCTTTTGATTATTCAGCATATTTCGCGTCTGCAGCTATTTCACGGTAATAAAAGTCGTACTACCCTGCCATGCAGACGCATAGGGTTTCCCTGCATGTTCACCCGCAACCTCAGCAAATGTACTTGCTTCCAAAACATAAGGACCTGACCAGAGGGCATCAAATGTTAGCAGGCCATTCTCATCGGCAACAAACTCTTTCCCCCAACCTGTCGCAGAAAAAACGGATACTTTGGCTTGAGGCACAACTTTGCCATTACTGGTGATCTTTGCTTGTAAGCTTTGACCCTTTTTTAAGTTATTCGCTTTTAACAGCTCAATCTGCAATGGATTTTTTACGACGCTATAATCAAGTACTGTCGGCTTTCCAACGATAACCGGTACAAGCGAAGAAAATTCATATTTCGTTTTACCACCCAAATCTTTAGGTGCCTTGACAATGGATAGAAAATAGGTTCCGGTTACGTCAGGTTGAAATGAACCGCTAAAATGATCACCTTTGTTTGTCAGCTGAAGCGTAACGGATTCCTTTCCCGGAGCATGCAATTGGAGCGAAAAATCTTTCACGTCGGAATACCATTTGTCGACCTGATCTCTTTCGTTTGTTGCAAATTCACCATAATATACTTTTACTTCATGGGCTTGATTGATTATCCCATAAGAAGATGCTTCAATCCAGAGTGCGTGTGCATAACCATTATTACTACACAGCAGTACCGCTAAAAAGGTAAAGAATGAAATTAAAATTTTCATAATATGTTGATTGATGTTTAGTTTTTCTTCAACTTATTATGGGAGAATTCCAGGTTTTGTTGGAGTCCAACAACGAATAAATGATAAAATTCGTTATCTTGTAAATTCTTCCATATCGTATATCGGGAGTAACTGATACAGCGTGCTGTTTCAGTCACCTACATGCAGTTGCCGCTGTATGTAGATTTGTACCATGTAATAGATTGCCGTCTATTGCATGGTATTTGTTAGCAGTCTTTTATTATACCGATGTAATTTAGACTGATTAAAAACAGAGCAAATATAACAGGAAATCTTTTTAAATCAAGTATAATTTTTATTTTACAGTATTTTATCTTCTTGGGTTAAGAAAAACTGCGGGGCGAATGGAAGAAAAGTTTAAGAAGAAAGGGCCGCAGGCATTGAAAATACAGCTAAATGTTGTTCGAGCACATGTTTTAGGTCGAACAACTCAGTTTCCTGATACCGCGTTGCGACATGGAGCTTGATGTGTTCGCAATGCGGTTCGAACGTTTGCTGTACAAGATCAACCGTATTGTTTTCACCCGAGAGGTGAGTAAGAATAAGATGTTTAAGACGTTTTGTTTTATGGGCATTAAAAAGTTCAACGGCAACCCGATTTGAAAGATGGCCCCATCCACTACTAATCCTATTTTTAAGAAAATAGGAGTATCGGCCTATCCGCAACATATCTTCATCATAATTTGATTCCAGAAGCAATACATCAGAATGCTGGATAACATGTTGTACATTTTCACAGGGGCGTCCTATATCGGTCAATATCCCAATATTGTATGTTCCATCCGAAACAAGAAAGCTGCACGGTTCTTTGGCATCGTGATATTTGGGAATACCATACACTTTGAGCCCCCCTATTTCGACAACTTCATCGTGACTTATGAGATGGACCAAATGAGATGGAAGCTGCAATCTGGTACCCTCATAACTACCTTTAGTGATATAAACCGGTAGAT encodes the following:
- a CDS encoding TonB-dependent siderophore receptor: MNKTLSFLAIPLISSVFSVAQAQTNKVIEGFLINEKSEPISGATVKLTNTGITTSTDSKGHFIFDKLASKTYHLEVKAIGYSKQTMQVVLDDEHIQLGQIRMKDQFESIDEVTVYGKYYEHYKFDSISGSLRLKTPILELPQNIQVISSDLMADQQVFDIVDGITRNISGATRQGHWDNQYANIRMRGSKIPAFRNGMNIEASWGPTAEDASMIERIEFVKGPAGFMLANGEPGGFYNVVTKKPTGNTKGSATFNVGSFSTYRAAVDFDGKLRKDGKLLYRLNMAAQQKDYFTKYNYNNRVVVAPVVTYKVDSLTSLTFEYTYQGSTYLANGNYTFSPKGFADPDISNDFFYGDPSMEPGKLKDHSAYVYLDRKLNDRWKLHAQMAYFNFDMKATSTWLNYMTANGDMPRYYSIADEHGENRFGQVSLNGEEYTGSVRHRILVGADYGNKKFWGDFGTLLAEIPGTPLNVYNPQYNIPGTVFPVVDRSKNIKVRAGGSNYVNLTSYMSFYAHDEMAFLNEKLRLSLGLRYTVAETLGKTVGTQVIPDQNDKAFSPRVGLSYSIDKSTSVYGLFDQSFVPQAGSDWEGNPFKPVRGNDLEAGVKKEWGGGKWISTLSAYQIKRKNALADDFDHPIPGSTNSFFKIALGETTSKGIEFDVTGEVLPGLNVNANYALTDSKISKDSREEKIGDITPNTAKHTANAWVSYRLQQGPLKGIGFVGSVQGMFDRAIGTTKESNFKNYLRTDGGISYQKGKYNISVMVNNLLDNRKLLTAGSITAKNAKIAESVSYYTYIVEARRNFRMGVTYKF
- a CDS encoding DUF4198 domain-containing protein translates to MKILISFFTFLAVLLCSNNGYAHALWIEASSYGIINQAHEVKVYYGEFATNERDQVDKWYSDVKDFSLQLHAPGKESVTLQLTNKGDHFSGSFQPDVTGTYFLSIVKAPKDLGGKTKYEFSSLVPVIVGKPTVLDYSVVKNPLQIELLKANNLKKGQSLQAKITSNGKVVPQAKVSVFSATGWGKEFVADENGLLTFDALWSGPYVLEASTFAEVAGEHAGKPYASAWQGSTTFITVK
- a CDS encoding PepSY-associated TM helix domain-containing protein — translated: MNNRNYNIYFNTHTISGITICAILYVIFFAGSFAFFRHEIAAWQNNTSYKTYREDHQNFDRLLDSIKGQTNLHGRDVTFYMHREGTAAYVALSASNDTIINKENLAKITPEQKAAKKNSRRRGGEDDSKNFTYNFANKKYGDYVQNYDMGEFLFRLHFLAQLNQVPIRVGIAPFGYLIAGITAFIFLFALITGLLLHWDKIVSNFFVFRPFSKWKTVWTDMHTALGVIGFPFQFIFAVTGTFLIINSVLALPLSKLLYDGDQQKMYQDIGVSADTNFPYTYKPLEAHVKIAPFLDLAKYKWPESDFQRITIKNYADSNMHVAMELEPHFNKSFAGSGILSVRVADNTIVTEKSPVSQATYADGVRSIIYRLHYGDYGGYPLKMVYFILGAMGCLVIISGILIWLVARDKNNVIPRKRKFNFWAANIFTAICLTMLPVTALTFIAIKLSPEVNQDFIYRVYFYSWLLFSLYYIIRRSIRRTNRETLLVGSILAFFIPLVNGFMTGNWIWDTFRNGQRDIFVVDFLWLMIGIIGVIAYNKTKKFFETIR
- a CDS encoding MBL fold metallo-hydrolase, giving the protein MKYCAIASGSNGNCYYVAKDDSAILIDAGINSKHIHLRMYNLGILPTQIKAIFITHEHSDHIRGLSVFAKKYNLPVYITKGSYEGTRLQLPSHLVHLISHDEVVEIGGLKVYGIPKYHDAKEPCSFLVSDGTYNIGILTDIGRPCENVQHVIQHSDVLLLESNYDEDMLRIGRYSYFLKNRISSGWGHLSNRVAVELFNAHKTKRLKHLILTHLSGENNTVDLVQQTFEPHCEHIKLHVATRYQETELFDLKHVLEQHLAVFSMPAALSS
- a CDS encoding PLP-dependent aminotransferase family protein; its protein translation is MEQQLLYKKIANIVENQIKNGSLVYGDRLPSVRSAQKLYNVSLNTAKSAYMELESRSLIESRPKSGYFVSRSGLRRMAIPSISTFKIDEKKQDPAALIDKVFHSLEDKEITRFSLGLPSASLLPIQKLNRCIIESVHELHDYGDQYGQVQGSPSLRKEIAKWSLVLEGKISDEDLIITSGAMNAIYSCLRAVTRPGDTIAVESPLYFGFIQAFQLLGLKTIEIPTHPITGIELDALKKVIHKIDVCCFVTNFSNPLGALMPEEHKKELVKLLAHHHIPLIEDNLYGNIYFGSSRPRPCKYFDEEGLVMWCGSFTKVLAPSFRLGWVEPGQYKDKILKQKLIQTISQPAIYQEAVSKFLQIGRYDHHLNSLRKKLYSNYVNFRNSIEAHFPENTKMSQPEGGFVLWLELDKKIDSTVLYDYALRQKLSFAPGRMFTQHDQFKNCIRLNYAVDWNEKTAQDLMRLGRFFKAVL
- a CDS encoding AAA family ATPase, with amino-acid sequence MIQRLIKNKLEQALFKGKTILLIGPRQVGKTILIKEILSGDDYLFLDGDDPLVRTYLNNPNTKRD
- a CDS encoding AAA family ATPase; this translates as MVFIDEAQRIENIGLTAKIIHDQCKDVQLILSGSSALELKTHTHEPLTGRKREFNLFPIS